The sequence below is a genomic window from Flagellimonas marinaquae.
GTCGAAGCCGATAACCAAAAGGAGCTTAACGATTATTTGTCCGGAACAATAGATTACAAAGCATTGGATTCCACCGCAAGACTTTGGAACAACCATAAGACCGATTATGCACCGTTGGTCGATATTGCCAAGGATAATGATCTTGTTTTTGTAGCCTCCAATATACCTAGACGCTATGCTAGCATGGTTTACAAAGGTGGTTTTGAAGCATTGGACACATTGCCCTCCAGAGAAAAGGAATGGATTGCCCCCTTGCCCATTCCATACGACCCCGAATTGCCAGGATACCAGAATATTCTAACCATGATGGGCGATCACGGTAGCCCCACATTGGTAATGGCACAAGCGATCAAAGATGCTACCATGGCACATTTTATTCTTAAGAACTATAAAGAGGGCTCTCTTTTTATACATTACAACGGAGCCTACCATTCCAACGATTATGAAGGTATTCTTTGGTATTTACAATTGAACAGACCCGACTTGATCTACGGAACCATCTCGACCGTTATGCAGGAGAATGTGCATCAACTGGATGAAGAAAATATAGGAATAGCCGACTTTATTATTTGTGTGGACAGTAACATGACGACCACCTATTAATCATTACCGAGCAGCAGAGAACAGTCAACATTTCTCTAATTGACCCCATACATTTCCGATAAGGCACGGTCCATTTTAAGTACCATCTACAACTATTGCCACATACCAGCCCCAACCCGGGATAAAATCCTTATTTTTAAGACACTAATCAACCCGTAATCATGAAAAAAATCATCGCTACCTTATTATTGTTTGTGGCCATAAACTCATTAGGATTTGGTCAAGTACAATCAAACCTTGAATTGTTGGATATCTTTAATATGGAATATGTATCCGACCCTCAAATTTCTCCCGATGGCTCCAAGATCATCTATGTCAGAAACTTTAAGGATATTATGACAGACCGGAACCTCTCCAATCTTTGGATCATTGATTTTGACGGTTCCAATAACCGCCCGCTTACCACGGGCAACCATAACGATTTTGCCCCAAATTGGTCGCACGATGGCAAAAAGATCGTTTTCAAATCCAATATGGCAGATGACAAAATGAAACTATATCTGATGTGGTTGGATACCAAAGAAACCATGGCTTTGACCAATACTCCCCAGTCGCCTGGACAGGTATCGTGGTCCTATGATGATTCGTATGTGGCATTTAACATGTTTGTTCCCGAAGCCAACCAATCCATTATTAAAATGCCGGCAAAACCAGAGGGAGCCAAATGGAACGCTCCCCCTAAGTATATTGATAAAATGAACTATCGCGG
It includes:
- a CDS encoding ChaN family lipoprotein: MKKVFLLVVCSFCFSTINAQKKPYVIYNAKGKKVSYKKMLKTMEKKDMVLFGELHNNPIAHWLQYELTTDLHTKRPLILGAEMVEADNQKELNDYLSGTIDYKALDSTARLWNNHKTDYAPLVDIAKDNDLVFVASNIPRRYASMVYKGGFEALDTLPSREKEWIAPLPIPYDPELPGYQNILTMMGDHGSPTLVMAQAIKDATMAHFILKNYKEGSLFIHYNGAYHSNDYEGILWYLQLNRPDLIYGTISTVMQENVHQLDEENIGIADFIICVDSNMTTTY